The proteins below are encoded in one region of Canis lupus familiaris isolate Mischka breed German Shepherd chromosome 21, alternate assembly UU_Cfam_GSD_1.0, whole genome shotgun sequence:
- the IL18BP gene encoding interleukin-18-binding protein, whose amino-acid sequence MLTLSCTACSRSPFNILFWMGNGSFIEHLPGRLREGSTSRESRGEHTQLRRTLVLEELSPTLRNTDFSCVFADPSHTTQQHVVLAQLWAGLETVAPSTQEAPPSSSPLSRLITTEKF is encoded by the exons ATGCTGACCTTGTCCTGTACTGCCTGCAGCCGCTCTCCCTTCAACATCCTCTTCTGGATGGGCAATGGCTCCTTCATCGAGCACCTCCCAGGTCGGCTGAGGGAGGGCAGCACCAG CAGGGAGTCCAGGGGTGAACACACCCAGCTGCGGAGGACTCTGGTGCTAGAGGAGCTGAGCCCCACCCTGCGCAACACCGACTTCTCTTGTGTCTTTGCTGATCCCTCGCACACTACCCAGCAGCATGTTGTCCTGGCCCAGCTCtgg GCTGGGCTGGAGACTGTGGCGCCTTCTACCCAAGAAGCCCCACCCTCCAGCAGCCCCCTCTCCCGCCTCATCACGACGGAGAAATTCTGA